In the genome of Candidatus Delongbacteria bacterium, the window TCAATATGATGGAGATAATGCCAAAACTGCAGTCTAGGATTTCCTACATCAATTTAATAGCAAACGTTGCAACTTTGATTGGTTTAGCAGGTACAATTTTTGGTCTTATTTTAGCTTTTGATGCAGTAGCTGTAGCTTCTGATCATTTGAAAACTCAGCAATTATCATCAGGAATAAGTGCAGCTATGGGAACTACCATTGCAGGATTGTTTGTTGCGATTCCTATGAATTTCTTTTACACATTCCTCACCAATAAAATAACTAAGCTTGTCGATGATATAGATGAATGGGCTGTTAAATTTATAAATTCATCTCAAAAAATTGATAAGCAAACTTTATAGAGGTAAATGATGGCTTATGAACCTTCATTCAGCAAAACAAAGAAAAGTAAAAGTAAAGGTTTAAACCTTTCAGCCAGTGAAGCAGACATGTTGCCTATTATGAATCTAATGGTTGTTTTGATTCCTGTTCTTCTTAGTGCTGCTGAAATGATAAAAATTAGAGTGTTGGATGTAAATTTACCAGCTGCACCAGCAATTGAAGATCAGATAAATAAACAGACTTCTAATATTCCTGTCGATCAAGATTCCAGAAGATTGGATTTGAACGTAATAGTCACTAAAGAGGGTTTTGTTGTTAGTGCTTTGGGTAGAAGGCTAAAATTGATGAATGAGTTAAAGGATACTATTACAGAATTAAATAAAAAAGAGTACGATCTTACTGATACTACCGGTTTATCACCAGAAATTGAATCAAAATTTGAAAATGGATTTGATAAAGAAACATTCTCAAGTTTGAATAGCTTATTAGTAAAATTAAAAAGTACGATTTATAACAATAAAATATCAATTTTAGATTCCAATGTTGTAACTTTATCGGCCGATAAAGATATCGATTATCAAACTATTATCTCTACAATTGATGCGATGAGAGAAAAAAATGACAATGGTATTAAAAAAGATCTGTTTTCAATTATAAATTTTGGTGGATAATCTGATGAAGACTTCTAAGCGTAAAGACATGAGCAAAAGTTATCTAAATCCAGAACAAAAGATGTCTTTGACATCACTAATGGATATTATGACTATAATTTTACTTTTTTTACTTCAAACTTTTTCAGCAGATGGAAATTTGATAAAGAAAGATAAAGATAATAAATTAACCTATTCGAGTACTAAAGAAAAAGCTAAAAATATTTCTTCTATTATACTAACACCATATGAAATTAAGATTAAAAAAAGTGTAGATGGAGATATAATTCCGGAATATACAACTAAACTTAATGAAGAGATTAAAAATGACTCTAATATGGTTATAGATAATCTTTTGAACGGATTAACAGCATTAAGTGAAGAAAAAAAGATGTTGATTGACGAATTGAAAAGGCAGAGTATAGAGGAAGGGATTATTGAAGAGCAGGTAAAATGGGAAATTCTAATTGAAGCAGATAAAAGTACACCTTATTTACTTTTGACAAAAGTTCTAGGCAATTGTGGAAAAGCAGGATTTACAGATCTAAAATTAATTACACTTGGTGAATGATTATGTCTGAAATTTTAAAAAAAGATATTGTGATTGAGAGACTAAACAAAAACTATTTGAGAGTTCTCTTATTCACTTTCATATCATATTTTACACTTTTTTTTATCATTATAAATATTTCAACAAAAGGTCCAGATAAAGAAGAATTAAAAATTCAAAATATTCGAAGGGTGGCAAAACTTATAAAAAAACAAGAAGTCGAAGTCGTTCAAAATAATGATATTAGTGAAACTCTTGTTGAAAATCTTCCTGAAGAGGATAGTAAACCTGACATTGTGGAAGAGGCAGTAGAAAATACAGTTTCTCAAAATACTCAGAAAGAGTTAAATAGAAAGAGTGAGCTTGAAAGAAAAAGAGATCTTGAAAAAAGAAAACAACAAAGAGAAGCTGTCAGGAGTAGCAGAGTAGACAATGCAAAGAAAAATGTAGCAGCAAAAATACAAAAAATTCAATCATTAAGTAGTAGTTACAGAGCAAAATCAGGTGAAGCCTATAGCGAATATACAAGTTCGGGTATCAGCGGTGACATCAGTAAATCACTAATGAAATCAGGTGGAATTTCCAGCGGAACTGGAGCTGGTAATCTTTCATCAGGAGTTACTAAAGAGTCTGGTTCTATTTCCTATAGTGGAGGCAGTATTAATGATTTTTTTGCAAATTCTAACTTTGGAGAGATTCAAGATGTAGAGGGAATTGAAGATATTAAAGTATCTGAAATAAAAATTGAAGAGGGTTCAGCATCATCTGGAAGAAATACT includes:
- a CDS encoding AgmX/PglI C-terminal domain-containing protein, with translation MSEILKKDIVIERLNKNYLRVLLFTFISYFTLFFIIINISTKGPDKEELKIQNIRRVAKLIKKQEVEVVQNNDISETLVENLPEEDSKPDIVEEAVENTVSQNTQKELNRKSELERKRDLEKRKQQREAVRSSRVDNAKKNVAAKIQKIQSLSSSYRAKSGEAYSEYTSSGISGDISKSLMKSGGISSGTGAGNLSSGVTKESGSISYSGGSINDFFANSNFGEIQDVEGIEDIKVSEIKIEEGSASSGRNTGEIYSYINNKIKTFDKCIKSARSSYKTLTGNIEIRFTITKSGRVSKIKVVKSEWSNSRGGSKVESCIIQRMKDWNFDKAEDDITLTRVFSFV
- a CDS encoding biopolymer transporter ExbD encodes the protein MKTSKRKDMSKSYLNPEQKMSLTSLMDIMTIILLFLLQTFSADGNLIKKDKDNKLTYSSTKEKAKNISSIILTPYEIKIKKSVDGDIIPEYTTKLNEEIKNDSNMVIDNLLNGLTALSEEKKMLIDELKRQSIEEGIIEEQVKWEILIEADKSTPYLLLTKVLGNCGKAGFTDLKLITLGE
- a CDS encoding biopolymer transporter ExbD, which codes for MAYEPSFSKTKKSKSKGLNLSASEADMLPIMNLMVVLIPVLLSAAEMIKIRVLDVNLPAAPAIEDQINKQTSNIPVDQDSRRLDLNVIVTKEGFVVSALGRRLKLMNELKDTITELNKKEYDLTDTTGLSPEIESKFENGFDKETFSSLNSLLVKLKSTIYNNKISILDSNVVTLSADKDIDYQTIISTIDAMREKNDNGIKKDLFSIINFGG